Proteins from a single region of Argiope bruennichi chromosome 6, qqArgBrue1.1, whole genome shotgun sequence:
- the LOC129971320 gene encoding uncharacterized protein LOC129971320 produces the protein MRSGDLLVEIKTRKQAHQIQKLKVLSTVPVSVSPHHSLNTSKGVIICGEIFNLPVDLVASERKSQGVTHVQRITIRRDGNVLETKHHILTFKSPKLPEFVYAGYIKLPVRPYIPNPLRCFNCQRYGHSKANCRGTLTCARCAAKDHDSQQCSAPEKCVNCGGSHASYSRLCERWQLEKKIITLKIKENISYPEARRKLVVQTPTPGLSYASALQKSFYANCLCPNCTKTANRSKITKDIRF, from the coding sequence ATGCGATCTGGTGACTTGCTGGTAGAGATCAAAACTCGTAAGCAAGCTcaccaaattcaaaaattaaaagtcttGTCAACAGTTCCTGTCAGTGTCAGCCCCCACCACTCATTAAACACATCTAAGGGTGTTATCATTTGTGGGGAAATATTCAATCTTCCTGTAGACTTAGTTGCATCTGAAAGGAAATCTCAAGGTGTCACACATGTACAACGCATTACTATCCGACGAGATGGTAATGTTCTTGAAACCAAACATCATATTCTAACTTTCAAATCACCAAAATTACCAGAATTTGTCTATGCAGGGTATATAAAATTACCTGTCAGACCATACATTCCCAATCCCTTAAGATGTTTTAATTGTCAGCGTTATGGACACTCTAAAGcaaattgccgcgggacactcacttgtGCTCGCTGTGCTGCTAAAGACCACGATAGCCAGCAATGTTCTGCACccgaaaagtgcgtgaactgtggCGGCAGTCATGCGTCATACTCTAGATTATGCGAACGTTggcaacttgaaaagaaaataataactcttaaaatcaaagaaaacatttcCTATCCTGAAGCTAGGCGAAAACTTGTAGTACAAACGCCTACTCCGGGTCTGAGCTATGCATCTGCTCTGCAAAAATCCTTTTATGCCAATTGTTTGTGTCCAAATTGTACAAAAACTGCCAACCGCTCAAAAATAACTAAAGACATCCGATTCTGA